The following are encoded in a window of Flavobacteriales bacterium genomic DNA:
- a CDS encoding MBL fold metallo-hydrolase — protein MKVTFLGTGTSQGVPVITCECRVCRSNDPKDKRLRVSIHIDYQGRSLVVDTGPDFRQQILRAGITELHAVLMTHEHKDHTAGMDDVRAFNFKYRKAMPVFATPQVQQALKREFHYVFEENPYPGVPQIELVDIGTETFDCLGLQVTPIEVMHYRLPVLGFRIADFAYITDAKTISEQEAEKLFGLDVLVLNALRRKDHISHLTLEEALEWIDRFRPKRAYLTHISHLMGKHADIEQLLPPHVHLASDGLRIEV, from the coding sequence ATGAAGGTGACCTTTCTGGGGACCGGAACTTCTCAAGGTGTTCCCGTGATCACCTGTGAATGCCGTGTCTGCCGCTCCAACGACCCCAAGGACAAGCGTCTTCGCGTTTCTATCCATATCGATTATCAGGGCAGGAGCCTGGTAGTGGATACCGGTCCGGATTTCAGACAACAGATCCTAAGGGCAGGGATCACCGAGCTACATGCAGTGCTCATGACCCATGAGCACAAGGACCATACAGCCGGAATGGACGATGTACGGGCCTTCAATTTCAAGTATCGCAAGGCCATGCCCGTATTTGCCACACCACAGGTACAGCAGGCTTTGAAACGCGAGTTCCACTATGTATTCGAGGAGAACCCCTATCCCGGGGTGCCTCAGATCGAATTGGTGGATATCGGCACAGAGACCTTCGATTGCTTGGGGCTGCAAGTGACCCCGATAGAAGTCATGCACTATCGACTTCCGGTACTCGGTTTCCGCATTGCGGATTTTGCATACATCACCGATGCTAAGACCATCAGTGAGCAAGAGGCGGAGAAACTTTTTGGATTAGATGTACTGGTACTCAATGCACTCAGACGCAAGGATCATATCTCTCACTTGACCCTGGAAGAAGCCTTGGAATGGATCGATCGATTCCGTCCCAAGCGCGCCTATCTCACCCACATATCCCATCTCATGGGAAAACATGCTGACATCGAGCAGCTATTGCCGCCCCATGTTCATCTAGCCTCTGACGGACTCCGTATCGAAGTCTGA
- a CDS encoding T9SS type A sorting domain-containing protein produces MRTFILLIIASLNLQLSASNTVYGGTDPYEVRLVDKSHHEMDEGLQFQIRSAMPWSSFTNAHPAWLARFDEDNFKPVRAFGPAIPTSGTDAESRAMNFIEEQLVLFNIPMEDLQMSTVTDNGKHDQAFFTQYYEGLEVMYSQAMVKMLHSGHVISWSAIVHNDIDVDITPLVSHLTVIEAASSDIPDVTDVHFTPELKILPIPKVKDYEHHLVYEVMVDAIAENGIPANYLTHVDAHTGEVLQRINQTHTFHGPECSLGEEETNPPVINANVTGEFSYPDPNYAAEAQTLSSMRVIVDGTTYFTDSEGNVTIDAIGSQSAQFFMSGTWASVVNESTGSVTNGTLELSEGDNQVDVSPLFSVDEMTAFHNTNVIHDYVNHVLPDWDGMDYPMSVNVGITPHECNAFSTGNGINFYVSGFTCVSLARVADVVFHEYGHEINDNFYNELGANFSNGAMNEGYADVWAFLPIQDPVLADGHNPQDPEDYIRRYDINPKVYPQDLVGQVHADGEIIAGAWWDTFLLLGNDQETIEELWRLHYPGLQAATFNGNEGSAYLNVLIDVLEADDDDGNILNGTPNGAAISEGFAIHGITFLATADLGHDVVESFDAFSDINIMADLGISGQFTDYLGGVLLRYRLNDSPDWVEVEMNEIGGENYEAVIPGQAPGTIIAYYMAVRDIFDNLAVVNPIGANLEDPKLPHYTLVGYELFESYDSDDEDEITGWELGIDTDEATTGIWEEVDPLGSFLNGVAVAVDQQATEGGEFCFVTGNSFNVNDGIGVNDVDAGTTTLMSEAIDLTSYIAPAFTYKRWYTNATGANPNADWWQVQVSDDGGESWVYVEDTKSSDARWRRNAFRISDYVDLTDNFMIKFNASDSLRPGTNLDGGSLIEAGLDDFMLYDRSLADGLDESEIVDQIDLFPNPSSDVVNLAFELNTASAVDLQVFSVDGRLIHSEGLGMRQGYIRHQIEVGEWAKGSYTLELQTSDGRVTRSITVR; encoded by the coding sequence ATGAGAACATTCATACTCCTCATCATTGCATCCCTTAACCTGCAATTATCCGCCAGCAACACCGTGTACGGTGGCACCGATCCTTACGAAGTGCGATTGGTAGACAAGTCCCACCATGAGATGGATGAAGGACTCCAATTCCAGATCCGCTCCGCCATGCCCTGGTCATCTTTCACCAATGCACACCCCGCATGGTTGGCCCGATTCGATGAAGACAACTTCAAACCTGTGCGAGCATTCGGTCCGGCTATACCGACTTCTGGTACGGATGCTGAGAGCCGTGCAATGAACTTCATAGAAGAACAGCTGGTGCTATTCAATATTCCCATGGAGGATCTTCAGATGTCGACCGTGACAGACAACGGAAAACATGATCAGGCATTCTTCACCCAGTATTATGAAGGTTTGGAAGTCATGTATTCTCAAGCTATGGTCAAGATGCTTCATAGCGGTCATGTGATCTCATGGAGTGCGATCGTGCATAACGACATCGATGTGGATATCACACCTTTGGTCAGTCACTTGACAGTAATAGAGGCTGCCAGTTCAGACATTCCCGATGTGACCGATGTGCATTTTACGCCAGAACTCAAGATCCTACCCATTCCCAAAGTGAAGGACTATGAGCATCATTTGGTCTATGAGGTCATGGTGGATGCCATCGCTGAGAATGGGATTCCAGCGAATTACCTGACCCACGTGGATGCTCACACGGGTGAAGTTCTTCAGAGAATCAACCAGACACACACTTTTCACGGCCCAGAGTGCTCTCTGGGAGAAGAAGAGACCAACCCTCCGGTGATCAATGCGAATGTTACGGGAGAATTCTCTTATCCCGACCCCAACTATGCTGCCGAAGCACAGACCCTTTCTTCTATGAGGGTGATCGTGGATGGCACCACCTATTTCACCGATTCAGAAGGGAATGTCACCATCGATGCCATCGGTTCGCAATCAGCTCAGTTCTTCATGTCAGGTACATGGGCATCTGTGGTCAATGAGAGCACAGGGTCTGTGACCAATGGAACTCTAGAACTCAGCGAAGGGGATAATCAAGTGGATGTCTCACCACTATTCAGTGTCGATGAGATGACTGCCTTCCACAATACCAACGTGATCCATGACTATGTGAATCATGTGCTTCCAGATTGGGACGGGATGGATTATCCCATGTCGGTCAATGTGGGTATCACGCCTCACGAGTGCAACGCCTTCTCTACGGGGAACGGGATCAATTTCTATGTGAGCGGTTTTACCTGCGTGAGTCTGGCCCGTGTAGCCGATGTGGTCTTCCACGAGTATGGACATGAGATCAACGACAATTTCTACAATGAACTAGGCGCCAATTTCAGCAATGGGGCCATGAATGAAGGCTATGCAGATGTCTGGGCCTTCTTGCCCATTCAAGACCCGGTATTGGCTGATGGACATAATCCACAGGATCCTGAAGACTATATACGTAGATACGATATCAACCCCAAGGTCTATCCACAGGATCTGGTGGGTCAAGTGCATGCCGATGGCGAGATCATTGCCGGTGCTTGGTGGGATACCTTCCTGCTTCTGGGGAATGATCAGGAGACCATCGAAGAACTGTGGAGACTCCACTATCCAGGATTGCAGGCGGCCACCTTCAATGGAAATGAAGGTTCTGCCTACCTCAATGTATTGATCGATGTGCTCGAAGCCGATGACGATGATGGAAACATCCTGAATGGTACTCCCAACGGAGCAGCCATTTCAGAGGGATTTGCTATTCATGGGATCACCTTCTTAGCCACAGCCGACCTGGGCCATGATGTAGTCGAATCATTCGATGCCTTCAGTGATATCAATATCATGGCCGACCTCGGCATCAGTGGCCAGTTCACCGACTATCTGGGTGGCGTTCTGCTTCGCTATCGTCTGAATGACTCTCCAGATTGGGTGGAAGTAGAAATGAATGAGATCGGTGGAGAGAACTATGAAGCAGTCATCCCAGGTCAAGCACCGGGTACCATCATAGCCTACTATATGGCGGTCCGTGACATCTTTGATAATCTGGCCGTGGTCAATCCCATCGGGGCCAATCTGGAAGACCCGAAATTGCCGCACTATACTTTGGTGGGATATGAGCTGTTCGAGTCCTATGATTCGGATGATGAGGATGAGATCACCGGATGGGAACTCGGTATAGATACCGATGAAGCCACCACAGGTATTTGGGAAGAAGTCGATCCTTTGGGCTCATTCCTGAATGGAGTGGCAGTAGCGGTGGATCAACAAGCCACAGAGGGAGGTGAATTCTGTTTTGTAACAGGGAATTCCTTCAATGTCAATGACGGGATAGGGGTGAATGACGTAGACGCTGGAACGACCACGCTCATGTCAGAAGCCATCGATCTCACGAGCTACATTGCTCCAGCCTTCACGTATAAGCGATGGTATACCAATGCAACGGGAGCCAATCCCAATGCGGACTGGTGGCAGGTACAGGTTTCTGATGATGGCGGAGAATCCTGGGTCTACGTAGAAGACACCAAATCTTCAGATGCCCGCTGGAGAAGAAATGCTTTCCGCATCTCTGACTATGTGGATCTGACGGACAACTTCATGATCAAATTCAATGCTTCGGATAGTCTGCGTCCCGGAACCAATCTGGATGGAGGATCGCTCATAGAGGCTGGACTGGATGATTTCATGCTCTATGATCGCTCCTTGGCCGATGGCCTCGATGAAAGTGAGATCGTAGACCAGATAGACCTATTCCCCAATCCAAGCAGCGATGTGGTCAACCTGGCCTTTGAGCTGAATACTGCGTCTGCAGTCGATCTTCAGGTATTCTCGGTCGATGGTCGCTTGATCCACAGTGAAGGTCTGGGAATGCGTCAAGGATATATCAGACACCAGATAGAAGTAGGGGAGTGGGCCAAGGGGTCCTATACCTTGGAGTTGCAGACAAGTGATGGAAGAGTCACACGATCCATCACTGTTCGTTAA